One stretch of Danio aesculapii unplaced genomic scaffold, fDanAes4.1, whole genome shotgun sequence DNA includes these proteins:
- the bncr gene encoding protein Bouncer, giving the protein MGYVLLFLLLVCVPVVFPQGLRCLFCPVTALNGSCVPVVTECPVQELCYTADGRFGRSSVLFRKGCMLRTDCSRSRHEIIRGNNISFSFSCCGGHYCNSQPRAEPGGRLLLLLLAAAALTAAGAL; this is encoded by the coding sequence ATGGGCTATGTGTTGCTGTTTTTGCTGCTGGTGTGTGTCCCGGTGGTCTTCCCGCAGGGTCTCCGCTGCCTCTTCTGTCCGGTAACGGCGCTGAACGGCTCGTGTGTGCCGGTAGTGACCGAGTGTCCGGTGCAGGAGCTCTGCTATACCGCGGACGGCCGCTTCGGGCGCTCCTCCGTGCTCTTCAGAAAGGGCTGCATGTTGAGGACGGACTGCAGCCGCTCCAGACACGAGATCATCCGGGGAAACAACATCAGCTTCAGCTTCTCCTGCTGCGGGGGACACTACTGCAACTCCCAGCCGAGAGCGGAGCCCGGAGGCCggctactgctgctgctgctggccgCTGCTGCGCTCACCGCCGCCGGGGCACTCTGA